The Lujinxingia vulgaris genome includes a region encoding these proteins:
- a CDS encoding AIPR family protein, with amino-acid sequence MDINASIIDQRVTGLAETLAERATAELGVSRDETRLKSLAFVYLCVKSLLDLEDDDAFDALTEGGGDFGIDAFHVSEVVDGEFTVTLFQAKYKKRLDGQSNFPATAIKTAIEALRHMLDPGAKLAHINDRLRARVEDTRSLIREGYIPFVRVIACNNGLSWNAEGQEAIDAFGLQDRVSFEHCNHDTLVGLQLNSRPVDEKLNLAGKSIVEDLNYSRVLVGRMQVEAIADLIARHGERLLERNIRRYLGLHRNRVNEDIQHTLESEDRSNFYFYNNGITMTCDDFTFNAFQKEDLTVNVKNLQIINGGQTAMTIARTLSQRTIHNEAPASVMVRLYKLPSENDDLVRRITYATNSQNPVDLRDLRANEAMQQRLELDIDQLGYTYRRKRSDASARHTDISSGTAAEAVLAVWRRRPHQARYFSREHFGKLYDVIFTDDLTGAQVIVAVLLYRIAENRRKRPHESDPAFVRYASCFAAMQMGQSLLRDLGNPPTITHQNFTSAVEHIERQGDTYFENAIEDIERALTLLYGKRDISLQQLAATFRRADLIEHLTATS; translated from the coding sequence ATGGACATCAACGCCTCGATCATCGACCAACGCGTCACTGGCCTTGCCGAAACACTCGCCGAACGCGCCACTGCGGAGCTGGGCGTATCCCGCGATGAAACACGGCTCAAGTCCCTGGCCTTCGTCTACCTCTGCGTCAAATCCCTCCTCGATCTCGAAGACGACGACGCCTTCGACGCGCTTACCGAGGGCGGTGGAGATTTTGGAATCGACGCATTTCACGTCTCTGAGGTGGTGGATGGCGAGTTCACGGTCACGCTCTTTCAAGCCAAATATAAGAAGCGGCTGGATGGTCAGTCGAACTTTCCCGCGACCGCCATCAAGACCGCGATTGAGGCCCTTCGCCACATGCTCGATCCGGGCGCGAAGCTCGCCCACATCAACGATCGCCTGCGTGCCCGCGTCGAAGATACCCGCAGCCTGATCCGTGAAGGCTACATCCCCTTCGTGCGCGTCATCGCCTGCAACAACGGCCTTTCGTGGAACGCCGAGGGGCAAGAAGCCATCGACGCCTTTGGCCTGCAAGACCGCGTCAGCTTCGAGCATTGCAACCACGACACCCTGGTGGGTCTTCAGCTCAACAGCCGCCCGGTCGATGAAAAGCTCAACCTCGCGGGCAAGTCTATCGTGGAGGACCTCAACTACAGCCGCGTGTTGGTCGGCCGCATGCAGGTGGAGGCCATCGCCGACCTTATCGCGCGCCACGGGGAGCGCCTTCTGGAGCGCAACATCCGCCGCTACCTCGGCCTTCACCGAAACCGGGTCAACGAGGACATTCAACACACGCTGGAGAGCGAGGACCGCAGTAACTTCTACTTTTACAACAACGGCATCACCATGACGTGTGATGACTTCACATTTAACGCGTTCCAGAAGGAAGACCTCACCGTTAACGTCAAAAACCTGCAGATCATCAACGGTGGCCAGACCGCGATGACCATCGCGCGCACCCTCTCGCAACGCACCATTCATAATGAGGCCCCGGCGTCGGTGATGGTCCGCCTCTACAAGCTCCCCAGCGAAAACGACGATCTGGTGCGCCGCATCACCTACGCGACCAACAGCCAGAACCCGGTGGATTTACGTGATTTGCGCGCCAACGAGGCCATGCAACAACGCCTGGAGCTCGACATCGACCAGCTCGGATACACCTACCGCCGAAAGCGCAGCGATGCCTCCGCGCGCCACACCGACATCAGCTCCGGCACCGCCGCCGAAGCCGTGCTGGCGGTCTGGCGGCGACGCCCCCATCAGGCCCGCTACTTCAGCCGCGAGCATTTTGGAAAACTCTACGACGTCATCTTCACCGACGACCTCACCGGCGCACAGGTCATTGTGGCAGTCCTCCTCTATCGCATCGCCGAAAACCGCCGTAAGCGCCCCCATGAGAGCGACCCTGCTTTTGTGCGCTACGCGTCCTGCTTCGCCGCCATGCAAATGGGGCAAAGCCTGCTTCGCGATCTCGGCAACCCGCCCACGATCACCCACCAGAACTTCACCAGCGCCGTGGAACATATTGAGCGCCAGGGCGACACCTACTTTGAAAACGCCATCGAAGACATCGAGCGAGCGCTGACCCTCCTCTACGGCAAGCGCGACATCTCCCTCCAACAACTCGCCGCGACCTTCCGGCGCGCGGACTTGATCGAACATCTCACGGCGACCAGTTAA